Proteins found in one archaeon genomic segment:
- a CDS encoding type II toxin-antitoxin system RelE/ParE family toxin produces MYHVVLTKRAGKGLEKAPEHIRRKSVEALDALQQSFAPVKLFDVKRMKGMEGVFRIRVGDWRIIYEFHKKDGVIVVLEIGPRGRVY; encoded by the coding sequence TTGTATCATGTTGTCCTGACCAAGCGAGCGGGCAAGGGTCTGGAAAAGGCGCCCGAACATATCAGAAGGAAGAGCGTCGAGGCGCTGGACGCACTGCAACAATCATTCGCACCAGTCAAACTCTTCGACGTAAAGAGGATGAAAGGGATGGAGGGGGTGTTCAGGATCAGGGTAGGTGACTGGAGGATAATCTATGAGTTTCACAAGAAGGACGGCGTGATAGTGGTCTTGGAAATAGGCCCAAGGGGCAGAGTCTACTAA
- a CDS encoding type II/IV secretion system ATPase subunit, translating into MMVGLSWFRRPQNSNPKTTPDVPTNSSLSNEAPVVIEGNIVDSYRVPRDDDPDSSAQVFIVDDNSMGQYVVKLPSLEGRQLQALKLLKDNLRDSIPVETSGSPRQVLERYLWEAAGKAGLLSVVQEAPRKFLYYLLKDFSGFWEIDPLVGDDDIEEISVVRWDRPVRIFHRRFTEYLFMETNIVYESEERLQAFIRRMAQFGGTTVSLAQPSLEVTLHGASDRRVSATLGDEISRPGSTYSIRKQKENPLTIVQLAAPQQVKVTSSRPVLQSDPLLVYNETHFHKTLSALMAAYFWLFLERTTTVLVAGETSSGKTTLMNAILSMMNPRAKIVTAEDVLEVNLPDDLHWQRLKTRSSRAGLSPASGRYEYTLSDLLKLSLRFSPTILSLGEMRGEESETVAAAITLGFSTITTVHAEDAERCVQRVTTPPMRFAEGHVRDITAIATMRKITLPDGTTARRVISVDEIRPVGHDSHEIVNVFKYRFADDSFTPTTPEEVLDRSFRLKEMAESLGWTNEHVLNGLTTRAAYIASSVSKAEFSPSDLSSMVRAYINREEPRELQRTPN; encoded by the coding sequence TTGATGGTCGGCCTGTCTTGGTTTAGACGACCTCAGAACTCCAACCCCAAAACAACGCCAGACGTTCCCACGAATTCCTCGCTCAGCAACGAAGCTCCGGTTGTCATCGAAGGGAACATCGTAGATAGCTACCGCGTACCACGTGATGATGACCCCGACTCTTCAGCCCAGGTCTTCATCGTCGACGACAACTCTATGGGCCAATATGTCGTCAAACTGCCCTCTCTTGAAGGGAGGCAGCTTCAGGCCCTCAAACTCCTGAAGGACAACCTCCGCGACTCCATCCCGGTAGAGACTTCAGGGAGCCCCCGCCAGGTCCTTGAGAGGTACCTCTGGGAGGCGGCGGGCAAGGCGGGGCTCCTCTCAGTGGTCCAGGAAGCTCCTAGGAAGTTCCTCTACTACCTCTTGAAGGATTTCTCCGGCTTCTGGGAGATTGATCCTCTGGTGGGTGATGACGACATAGAAGAGATCAGCGTCGTACGCTGGGACAGGCCGGTCAGAATCTTCCACAGAAGATTCACCGAGTACCTCTTCATGGAGACGAACATCGTCTACGAAAGCGAGGAGCGGCTGCAGGCATTCATCAGGCGGATGGCCCAATTCGGCGGGACAACGGTCTCCCTCGCCCAGCCCTCTCTCGAGGTAACGCTCCACGGCGCATCCGACAGGAGGGTCTCCGCGACCCTTGGAGACGAGATTTCGAGGCCAGGGTCGACGTACTCGATCAGGAAGCAGAAGGAGAACCCGCTCACGATAGTGCAGCTGGCGGCCCCGCAGCAGGTCAAGGTCACCTCGAGCAGACCAGTACTGCAGTCGGACCCGTTGTTGGTCTACAATGAGACCCACTTCCATAAGACTCTCTCCGCGTTGATGGCGGCCTACTTCTGGCTCTTCCTGGAGCGCACCACGACCGTGCTGGTCGCCGGCGAGACCAGCAGTGGGAAGACGACCCTGATGAACGCCATCCTCTCCATGATGAACCCCAGGGCGAAGATTGTCACTGCCGAGGACGTGCTGGAAGTCAACCTGCCTGACGACCTCCACTGGCAGAGGCTCAAGACAAGGTCTTCTCGCGCCGGCCTTTCACCGGCCTCGGGCAGGTACGAGTACACCCTATCAGACCTGCTAAAGCTCTCCCTGAGGTTCTCCCCGACCATCCTCAGCCTGGGGGAGATGAGGGGGGAAGAGTCAGAGACCGTGGCCGCTGCCATCACGCTCGGGTTCTCGACCATAACGACAGTCCACGCCGAGGACGCGGAAAGGTGCGTCCAGAGGGTGACTACACCGCCGATGAGGTTCGCTGAAGGGCATGTAAGGGACATCACCGCCATAGCCACGATGAGGAAAATCACGCTGCCGGACGGGACGACTGCGAGGAGGGTCATCAGCGTCGACGAGATAAGGCCCGTCGGGCACGACTCCCACGAGATCGTCAACGTCTTCAAGTACAGGTTCGCAGACGACTCCTTCACCCCCACCACCCCCGAGGAGGTCCTCGACAGGAGCTTCAGGCTGAAGGAGATGGCCGAGAGCTTGGGATGGACCAACGAGCACGTTCTGAATGGTCTGACGACCCGGGCGGCCTACATAGCCAGTTCCGTCAGCAAAGCCGAATTCTCCCCGTCGGACCTCTCCTCGATGGTCAGGGCCTACATCAACCGAGAAGAGCCGCGCGAACTTCAGAGGACCCCAAATTGA
- a CDS encoding type II secretion system F family protein yields the protein MRTASLKRVVTFSITAVFALASFIVYLALPASSSLLGQLEGALLLSVSLGAATGLLFSITEGRAFLRRASQHTIVYDLRLPAAILGLFIAGALLYEYKATGLSLYLVPAPSLLVFSLLSFKGVYPFKGSASSPTLARISEDRWVRFVTGKDRLKRFAEYRAQRFSKLLSRSGEIGNPYSLAAQSIMSSMVGAAIILPAALILSVLLWPPLALIVTIPAVLYVYPELRLRDKATQRREGVESELPFFSILVNVLGSAGVSLYSIFDGMIDTRIFVYVRREALLVRRDVTIFGSNPNQSFERLASNHPSRKFSSFLYGYTSKVRSGGDIPTYLIGESGSLLRELQESWTRYAGRAGIVGSMMVTLFGVIPLLILVVGMFSPGSSILGLLGFTALGIPLFTILLVAMAGRMQPVGDEPLAGNFGRSFVVSLPGLGLGLATGQLWIAAASVLFMFTTIYGFSVIRQRREMREIEEALPDFMKDIMEFKRQEYDLNRSILSIAAHNRYTSSFDSILAKVASELRAGTPLDELHIDPKSRLARMVFFVLGQMSHSGGGTVDTVYQLASYTEKVVEMKRNTQAEMRPYLMLSYVSPVLLAFGISFMGGVLQNFGSKVGPGFTNLHVSNLQIGAVPPELLQISNLLVVVSAAALGIIGAKMTDFTVKNTLRASVNMAVAVGALLVMSYLNFASLIHL from the coding sequence TTGAGAACCGCCAGCCTCAAACGAGTGGTTACGTTTTCAATAACAGCAGTCTTTGCGCTCGCTTCGTTCATCGTATACCTCGCCTTGCCCGCGTCGTCTTCTCTGCTGGGCCAGCTCGAAGGTGCCCTGTTGCTCAGCGTGAGCCTAGGTGCGGCGACAGGCCTGCTGTTTTCCATTACAGAGGGCCGCGCATTCCTGAGACGAGCGTCTCAGCACACGATCGTCTACGACCTCAGACTGCCAGCCGCAATCTTAGGCCTGTTCATCGCAGGCGCCCTTCTCTACGAGTATAAGGCCACGGGCCTTTCGCTCTACCTGGTTCCCGCTCCCTCTCTCCTCGTTTTCTCCCTGCTTTCATTCAAAGGAGTCTACCCCTTCAAAGGCTCTGCCAGTTCGCCCACCTTGGCGAGGATCTCCGAGGACAGGTGGGTAAGGTTCGTCACAGGGAAGGACCGCCTGAAGAGGTTCGCGGAATACAGGGCCCAGAGGTTCTCAAAGCTCCTGTCAAGGTCGGGCGAGATAGGAAATCCGTATTCCCTTGCTGCCCAGTCCATCATGTCATCCATGGTCGGGGCGGCAATCATCCTCCCAGCAGCTTTGATCCTCTCTGTGCTACTGTGGCCTCCCTTGGCCTTGATCGTCACAATCCCAGCGGTGCTCTATGTCTACCCCGAATTGAGGCTCAGGGACAAGGCCACCCAACGGCGAGAGGGGGTCGAGAGCGAGCTGCCGTTCTTCTCCATCCTGGTCAACGTTCTTGGCAGCGCGGGAGTCTCTCTCTATTCGATATTCGACGGCATGATCGACACCAGGATCTTCGTCTACGTCAGACGCGAGGCCCTGCTCGTCAGGCGGGACGTGACGATATTCGGGTCGAACCCCAACCAGAGCTTCGAGAGGCTCGCATCCAACCACCCGTCGAGGAAGTTCAGCTCCTTCCTGTACGGGTACACTTCCAAAGTGCGCAGCGGAGGGGACATCCCGACCTACTTGATAGGAGAGAGTGGGTCGCTGCTCCGCGAGCTCCAGGAGAGCTGGACCAGGTACGCCGGGAGGGCTGGGATCGTCGGGAGCATGATGGTCACGCTCTTCGGGGTCATACCCCTACTGATACTTGTGGTGGGCATGTTCTCACCGGGAAGTTCGATCCTCGGACTGTTGGGCTTCACCGCCCTCGGGATTCCCCTCTTCACGATCCTGCTCGTTGCTATGGCTGGGAGGATGCAGCCGGTCGGAGACGAGCCCCTGGCGGGGAACTTCGGGCGGAGCTTCGTGGTCTCGTTGCCGGGTCTGGGGCTCGGCCTAGCCACTGGGCAGCTCTGGATCGCTGCGGCGAGCGTGCTGTTCATGTTCACTACAATCTACGGCTTTTCGGTCATCCGCCAGCGGAGGGAGATGAGGGAGATTGAGGAGGCGCTTCCGGACTTCATGAAGGACATCATGGAGTTCAAACGGCAGGAGTACGACCTCAACAGGTCGATCCTTTCCATTGCAGCCCACAACAGGTACACTTCCTCATTCGACAGCATCTTGGCCAAAGTGGCATCGGAGCTGAGGGCGGGCACTCCCCTCGACGAGCTGCACATCGACCCGAAGAGCAGGCTGGCGAGGATGGTGTTCTTCGTCCTGGGGCAGATGTCGCACTCTGGCGGCGGGACGGTGGACACGGTCTACCAGCTAGCCTCGTACACCGAGAAAGTGGTGGAAATGAAGAGGAACACGCAGGCGGAGATGCGCCCGTATCTCATGCTTTCCTACGTGTCGCCAGTCCTCCTCGCCTTCGGAATCTCGTTCATGGGAGGCGTGCTGCAGAACTTCGGCTCGAAGGTAGGGCCAGGGTTCACCAACCTCCATGTGTCCAATCTGCAGATAGGAGCAGTCCCCCCTGAACTGCTGCAGATCTCCAATCTGCTTGTTGTGGTGTCGGCTGCAGCATTGGGAATAATAGGCGCGAAAATGACCGACTTCACGGTCAAGAACACGCTCAGGGCATCGGTCAACATGGCGGTGGCGGTAGGAGCCCTGCTTGTCATGTCCTACCTGAACTTCGCGTCTCTCATTCATCTCTGA
- a CDS encoding DoxX family protein: MSGLLEVLNPYGPELLLILRLSVGAGLVLHGYPKAKGGRVQAGQWLKSMGLPPLAADLVTVLEFLGGIFLILGLLTPLIGLFFVVQFGSIILMKKSKMNASFISVEKGKLTYEIDAVYLLLALVFLVLGAGSFSLDGLLGL, from the coding sequence GTGTCAGGTCTCTTGGAAGTCCTGAACCCGTACGGGCCGGAGCTCCTGCTAATCCTAAGGCTTTCAGTAGGGGCGGGGTTGGTGCTCCACGGTTACCCGAAGGCAAAGGGAGGAAGAGTTCAGGCCGGACAATGGCTGAAGAGCATGGGATTACCGCCGCTCGCAGCCGACCTGGTAACGGTCCTTGAGTTTCTCGGGGGAATCTTCCTGATACTCGGCCTGCTGACGCCCCTTATCGGCCTCTTCTTCGTCGTCCAGTTCGGGTCGATCATCTTGATGAAGAAGTCGAAGATGAACGCCAGCTTCATCAGCGTGGAGAAGGGGAAGCTCACGTACGAAATCGACGCCGTCTACCTGTTGCTGGCCCTAGTCTTCCTCGTGCTTGGGGCAGGGTCCTTTTCGCTGGATGGCTTGTTGGGACTGTAG
- a CDS encoding ester cyclase — MDTESVVKRNLELMRTLDDAWNAGPGSPLWETFRDRHGENVAVYWPGQPKPTRGRHNHDLEAVEFFKTFPDNHLINNPYKIFFGQGDYTCTVADFSGTMKGPMKAADGMVIPPTNRSFHVEFCTVAHWSDKGEILEERLSYDLVGLMKQIGLS, encoded by the coding sequence ATGGACACGGAGTCCGTCGTCAAGCGTAATTTGGAGCTAATGAGGACCCTAGACGACGCTTGGAACGCCGGACCTGGAAGTCCTCTTTGGGAGACCTTCAGGGACCGTCATGGTGAGAACGTCGCCGTTTACTGGCCAGGCCAACCCAAGCCTACAAGAGGACGGCATAACCATGACTTGGAAGCTGTTGAATTCTTCAAGACATTTCCGGACAACCACCTGATCAACAACCCGTACAAGATTTTCTTCGGTCAGGGTGACTATACCTGCACGGTAGCAGATTTCTCAGGGACAATGAAAGGACCGATGAAGGCGGCTGATGGCATGGTGATTCCTCCAACGAACAGGAGTTTCCATGTGGAGTTCTGTACAGTCGCGCACTGGAGTGACAAAGGGGAGATACTCGAGGAGCGGCTCTCCTACGACCTAGTCGGATTGATGAAACAAATCGGATTATCCTAG
- a CDS encoding ATP-binding protein yields MARLLDSNDMLFHILVAGGTGSGKTNAILYMLDLLFRKEDKGSVLPALFLFDPAGDASIDLLRAISPTERNRVVILDPQYVTFGFNLLSLPEGLDAVEKPEVLQIQVEEFSALLSDVFNTDATTAPRLMWIFKGALYYLYTFTNDPTFWDLYNIMLLFTKKKAREVEDLFRRRDMNVEIIEQTLEAISKLPQDAYMPVINRISNFVLPPSSITFRTFCSRKSTFDLEKLMSPGRLTIFRIPSSLPNEFRRLFSSAVVMQLYFASLKRAKRLERSGEQPTARIPVVLAADEFRDIGELKILRTILSQSRKYGLYLWMVVQTLSEIPEDLMGSIQANVGPILAFRGSPDDARKLGKLLLPQRAETVETLIPGLEDYAALVRKRPVGGRLVEPPFRVTFPKLRDPVNEYAGALSYMKGDMDRAYGGAVADRNLVYKKDQELVAKLRGDCPLEIPLYWVPLTYLHRNRGWNPFTPMAEEFESDHAWGPDVLKVALSRLVDMGKVQQKIDIWKFRAGTDAKTGKPIWKDPTTEDETLRAREAFYSISEDAQKEYFVFYNKSAKSDRAGGDVHVALIKLVLEEYWKEGAWCAVDRGDRAGPFPDVLVLHPKVTMAKAKDGRQRVTMSTEEWDEEKRMPVESQATPSKNPDGVMNDYERDMKGWGRMRFVTATRNDIETVKTILQGKELSMVQFVHKDVGLPQDELENLLAAEKQPVLQAGAAEGKGSLAGAEQALASVERKPDPSIHENELRLLSVLLSSGYKNRPTLASGLGVAPRQVTRYLVHLHKLGLLSRTGKRYLLMQEGRRLAERHDQGMPGGPAQLKLA; encoded by the coding sequence ATGGCCCGGCTTCTCGATAGCAACGACATGCTCTTTCACATACTCGTCGCCGGGGGCACTGGCAGCGGAAAGACCAACGCTATCCTCTACATGCTAGACCTCTTGTTCAGGAAGGAGGACAAGGGAAGCGTACTTCCGGCCCTCTTCCTCTTCGATCCCGCCGGTGATGCCTCGATCGACCTTCTCCGAGCGATATCACCGACTGAGCGGAATCGGGTGGTCATCCTCGACCCCCAGTACGTCACCTTCGGCTTCAACCTCCTCTCCCTGCCTGAGGGCCTCGACGCTGTCGAGAAACCGGAAGTCCTCCAGATTCAGGTCGAGGAGTTCTCCGCGCTTCTCTCGGACGTATTCAACACCGACGCCACCACGGCCCCTCGCCTGATGTGGATCTTCAAGGGCGCCCTCTACTACCTCTACACATTCACCAACGACCCTACCTTCTGGGACCTCTACAACATCATGCTCCTATTCACCAAGAAGAAGGCGAGGGAGGTCGAGGACCTGTTCAGGAGGAGGGACATGAATGTCGAGATCATCGAACAGACCCTGGAGGCGATATCCAAGCTTCCCCAGGACGCTTACATGCCGGTCATCAACAGGATTTCGAACTTCGTCCTGCCCCCAAGCTCGATCACCTTCAGGACGTTCTGCTCCCGCAAATCTACCTTCGACCTGGAGAAGCTCATGTCGCCCGGAAGGCTGACCATCTTCAGGATACCCAGCAGCCTCCCCAACGAGTTCAGGAGACTTTTCTCCAGTGCCGTAGTGATGCAGCTCTATTTCGCCAGCCTGAAGCGGGCGAAGCGGCTGGAGAGGTCGGGCGAGCAGCCTACCGCGCGGATTCCCGTGGTCCTGGCCGCCGACGAGTTCAGGGACATAGGCGAGCTGAAGATCCTGAGGACTATCCTCTCCCAGTCCAGGAAGTACGGCCTCTATCTTTGGATGGTGGTCCAGACGCTCTCCGAGATCCCCGAGGACCTCATGGGCTCGATACAGGCCAACGTCGGCCCAATCCTGGCGTTCAGGGGGAGCCCCGACGACGCGCGGAAGCTGGGGAAGCTGCTTCTCCCCCAGCGGGCCGAGACGGTTGAGACGCTGATTCCGGGCTTGGAGGACTACGCCGCCCTCGTGAGGAAGAGGCCCGTCGGGGGAAGGCTGGTGGAGCCGCCCTTCAGAGTGACCTTCCCGAAGCTCCGGGACCCTGTCAACGAGTACGCCGGCGCTCTGTCTTACATGAAAGGCGACATGGACAGGGCCTACGGCGGCGCGGTCGCAGACAGGAACCTCGTCTACAAGAAGGACCAGGAACTCGTGGCGAAGCTGAGGGGGGACTGCCCGCTCGAAATCCCCCTCTACTGGGTCCCGCTGACATACCTGCACCGCAACCGGGGGTGGAACCCCTTCACCCCGATGGCTGAGGAATTCGAGTCGGACCACGCGTGGGGACCGGACGTCCTCAAGGTCGCCCTTAGCCGCCTCGTCGACATGGGGAAGGTGCAGCAGAAGATCGATATCTGGAAGTTCAGGGCAGGCACGGACGCTAAGACCGGGAAGCCCATCTGGAAGGACCCCACGACCGAAGACGAGACGCTGAGGGCCAGGGAGGCCTTCTACTCCATCTCAGAGGATGCCCAGAAGGAGTACTTTGTTTTCTACAACAAGTCGGCGAAGTCGGACAGGGCGGGGGGCGACGTCCACGTCGCGCTAATCAAGCTGGTCCTGGAGGAGTACTGGAAGGAGGGGGCCTGGTGCGCGGTCGACAGAGGGGACAGGGCCGGACCCTTTCCGGACGTGCTGGTCCTCCATCCGAAGGTCACGATGGCGAAGGCTAAGGACGGAAGGCAGAGGGTCACCATGAGCACTGAGGAGTGGGACGAAGAGAAGAGGATGCCGGTGGAGTCCCAGGCGACGCCTTCCAAGAACCCGGACGGGGTCATGAACGACTACGAGAGGGACATGAAAGGGTGGGGGAGGATGAGGTTCGTCACGGCGACGAGGAATGATATTGAGACTGTCAAGACCATCCTCCAAGGCAAGGAACTGTCAATGGTGCAGTTCGTCCACAAGGACGTAGGCCTGCCGCAAGACGAGCTTGAGAACCTGCTTGCTGCGGAGAAACAGCCTGTCTTACAGGCAGGCGCGGCAGAAGGGAAGGGAAGTCTTGCTGGAGCGGAGCAGGCCCTGGCGAGCGTTGAACGAAAGCCTGATCCAAGTATCCACGAGAACGAACTCAGGCTGCTCTCGGTGCTCCTCTCTTCCGGGTACAAGAACAGGCCGACCTTGGCGTCTGGCTTGGGGGTGGCGCCGCGGCAGGTGACGAGATATCTGGTCCACCTCCATAAGCTTGGACTGCTGTCGAGGACAGGGAAACGCTATCTGCTCATGCAGGAGGGACGCCGACTGGCGGAGCGCCATGATCAAGGGATGCCCGGCGGGCCGGCTCAGTTAAAGCTCGCCTGA
- a CDS encoding M48 family peptidase, with protein sequence MQTTENPAGAIDQKTWRERTNSELEKIVQLFSSKQLPDLCAKALINAPGKPSSKWSFGNQLLVLLAGTSDARGYRQWQEVGRQVRFGSRAFYILGPVIVKKLAQADAPDQDAEPDRILVGFRTIPVFRCEDTEGKELQTYAPIDPPPLLEVAARFGMEVKYERLSPGMYGVTDHTAKAITLATEDWDVFFHELAHAIHRTFEPKTGHGQEPEAETVAQLVAATLARLYGRPADGFSWTYIASQERSANPQSVGRLCMRVLERTRKVLELIYSAPGRPLMDGPDVIAPTAA encoded by the coding sequence ATGCAAACAACTGAAAACCCAGCGGGAGCCATCGACCAGAAAACTTGGAGAGAGCGCACCAACTCAGAGCTCGAGAAGATCGTACAGCTCTTCTCTTCGAAGCAACTCCCTGACCTCTGCGCTAAGGCCTTGATCAATGCCCCCGGCAAACCCAGCTCGAAATGGTCCTTCGGCAACCAGCTCCTGGTGCTCCTTGCAGGAACCAGCGATGCGAGGGGCTACAGACAGTGGCAAGAGGTAGGGAGGCAGGTCAGGTTCGGCTCCAGGGCGTTCTACATACTGGGGCCGGTCATCGTCAAGAAGCTTGCACAAGCCGACGCCCCTGACCAGGACGCGGAGCCAGACAGAATCCTCGTGGGATTCCGAACCATCCCAGTCTTCAGGTGCGAGGACACAGAAGGCAAAGAACTCCAGACCTATGCCCCCATAGACCCGCCGCCCCTTCTCGAAGTGGCAGCAAGGTTCGGCATGGAGGTGAAGTACGAGCGCCTCAGCCCCGGCATGTACGGCGTCACCGACCACACAGCCAAGGCGATTACCCTGGCAACGGAGGACTGGGATGTCTTCTTCCACGAACTCGCCCACGCCATCCACCGCACCTTCGAGCCGAAGACCGGGCACGGCCAGGAACCGGAAGCCGAGACCGTGGCGCAGCTGGTCGCCGCCACCCTTGCGAGGCTCTACGGGAGGCCAGCCGACGGCTTCAGCTGGACCTATATCGCCAGCCAGGAGCGATCCGCCAATCCCCAGAGCGTCGGGAGGCTCTGTATGCGAGTCCTTGAGAGGACAAGGAAAGTGCTGGAGCTAATTTATTCAGCTCCAGGCCGCCCTCTCATGGATGGGCCTGACGTTATAGCGCCGACAGCCGCATGA
- a CDS encoding very short patch repair endonuclease, with protein sequence MPDVLTPGQRSLNMSRIRGRNTSPERIVRAGLKDAKITDYRIHSSLPGKPDIVFPKARLAVFIDGCFWHRCPEDYQEPDTRKDFWRKKIAGNVLRDRHVDGILTGTGWTVMRIWEHDVKARPEHVIRLLAAGLKKSRRSGPRR encoded by the coding sequence ATGCCTGACGTCCTGACGCCCGGGCAAAGGAGTTTGAACATGTCAAGGATTAGGGGGAGGAATACTAGTCCTGAAAGGATCGTTCGCGCGGGGCTGAAGGATGCCAAGATTACGGACTACCGTATCCATTCATCACTGCCAGGCAAACCCGACATCGTCTTTCCCAAGGCGCGGCTCGCGGTCTTCATAGACGGATGTTTCTGGCACAGGTGTCCTGAGGACTACCAAGAACCTGACACCAGGAAGGACTTCTGGAGGAAGAAAATTGCTGGCAACGTGTTAAGGGACCGGCACGTGGATGGTATCTTGACTGGCACGGGCTGGACTGTCATGAGAATCTGGGAGCATGACGTGAAGGCCAGACCTGAACATGTGATTCGGTTGTTGGCAGCAGGGCTGAAGAAGTCTAGACGGTCAGGACCTCGGCGTTGA
- a CDS encoding DNA cytosine methyltransferase yields MRGLGGKQLSYRSGPIGSPSVVDLFAGPGGLGEGFRQAGFFIAAAVDNDEYAYQTLSLNAKQTGNLVLKENVRKLRMSGNVDVVVGGPPCQGFSNVGIPKIRHQRLTEEGKKRVRDPRRTLYKEFVRIVGDVKPQFFVMENVPTILSFREGKVKEAIIEEFKGIGYETVPVVLNAARYGVPQIRKRAFFIGNRMKVKNPVPTPTNMDWEAEPQLKLGETTHPLPDYLNVGDAISDLPPLEPGGGLDEVPYPPTSGLTPYQARVRTGSPMLYNHVARNHSERDRNVFRILKVGEKMGDLPEKLRPPYRTDIFADRIKKQGWHRPSSTILSHMQKDGLMYVHPDPSQARTFTPREAARLQSFPDWYRFCGPMTQQFKQIGNAVPPILAKHIAEAIKPFLSPVERPVINAEVLTV; encoded by the coding sequence ATGAGGGGCCTAGGCGGGAAACAGTTGTCGTATCGTTCAGGTCCCATAGGGTCGCCCTCGGTTGTGGATCTCTTTGCCGGGCCAGGTGGTCTGGGAGAGGGATTCAGGCAGGCGGGCTTCTTCATAGCGGCTGCCGTGGACAACGACGAATACGCCTACCAGACTCTTTCGCTCAACGCCAAGCAAACAGGGAACCTTGTCCTCAAGGAAAATGTCAGGAAGCTGAGGATGAGTGGGAATGTTGACGTGGTGGTAGGGGGGCCACCCTGCCAGGGTTTCTCAAACGTCGGGATTCCCAAGATTAGACACCAGAGACTGACTGAAGAAGGCAAGAAAAGGGTCAGAGATCCAAGGAGGACTCTCTACAAAGAGTTCGTTCGGATCGTGGGTGATGTCAAACCCCAGTTTTTCGTAATGGAGAACGTCCCGACAATACTTTCGTTCCGGGAGGGGAAGGTCAAGGAAGCGATAATCGAAGAATTCAAGGGCATCGGGTACGAAACGGTACCGGTAGTGCTGAACGCTGCACGTTACGGTGTTCCACAAATACGCAAACGCGCATTCTTCATCGGCAACAGAATGAAGGTGAAGAATCCTGTCCCTACGCCGACGAATATGGACTGGGAGGCTGAACCACAGCTGAAGCTGGGGGAGACCACCCACCCCCTGCCCGACTACCTCAATGTTGGGGATGCAATAAGCGACTTACCTCCGCTAGAACCTGGGGGCGGCCTGGACGAAGTGCCGTATCCGCCAACCTCCGGCCTGACCCCCTATCAGGCACGGGTCCGCACGGGGTCACCTATGCTCTACAACCATGTCGCTAGGAATCACAGTGAAAGAGACAGGAACGTCTTCAGGATCCTGAAGGTAGGGGAGAAGATGGGGGACCTCCCCGAGAAGCTCAGGCCCCCTTACCGGACTGACATATTTGCCGACAGAATCAAGAAGCAGGGTTGGCACAGGCCCTCCAGCACGATACTCTCACACATGCAGAAGGACGGCCTGATGTATGTCCATCCCGACCCCTCTCAGGCGCGCACGTTCACCCCCAGGGAGGCGGCCCGGCTCCAGTCATTCCCGGACTGGTACCGGTTCTGCGGCCCCATGACACAGCAATTCAAGCAGATCGGGAACGCGGTCCCTCCGATACTGGCCAAGCACATCGCCGAGGCAATCAAGCCGTTCTTGAGTCCGGTCGAAAGGCCGGTAATCAACGCCGAGGTCCTGACCGTCTAG